The following are encoded in a window of Anopheles stephensi strain Indian chromosome X, UCI_ANSTEP_V1.0, whole genome shotgun sequence genomic DNA:
- the LOC118507749 gene encoding cytochrome P450 4g15-like, translating into MSVETIPERMGGDGTAAVPGSWVLSVTVGSVLLLTVVTLFHLWMQSRRYVKLGNLIPGPVAYPLIGNANMLLGKTHNQIMEKAMELSFIYGTVARGWLGYHLVVFLTEPADVEIILNSYVHLEKSSEYRFFKPWLGDGLLISSGDKWKSHRKLIAPAFHQNVLKTFIDVFNDNSMAVVKRMSKEVGHVFDCHDYMSEVTVDILLETAMGSTRTGENKEGFEYAMAVMKMCDILHKRQLKIHLRLDPLFNLTGVKKEQERLLQIIHGLTRKVVREKKQLFQRQIAEGKAPSPSLTEIIGKEEKPGESNLGSTPAFISQGSMLRDDLDDNDENDIGEKRRLAFLDLMIETANNGANISDEEIKEEVDTIMFEGHDTTAAGSSFVLCLLGIHQHIQDRVYAELRQIFGDSKRKATFGDTLEMKYLERVIFETLRMFPPVPMIARKINEDVQLASKNYTIPAGTTVVIGTYKIHRREDLYPHPETFNPDNFLPERTQNRHYYSYIPFSAGPRSCVGRKYAMLKLKVLLSTILRHYRVVSNLTEKDFKLQADIILKRTDGFQIQLEPRA; encoded by the exons ATGAGTGTGGAAACGATTCCCGAGCGAATGGGGGGCGATGGAACTGCTGCGGTCCCTGGCAGTTGGGTCCTCTCGGTAACCGTTGGCTCCGTGCTATTGCTAACGGTCGTCACCCTGTTCCATCTGTGGATGCAGTCTCGGCGGTACGTGAAGCTGGGCAACCTTATCCCGGGCCCGGTCGCTTATCCGCTGATCGGCAATGCCAACATGCTGCTCGGCAAAACTCACAATCAAATCATGGAGAAGGCGATGGAGCTGAGCTTTATCTATGGCACGGTGGCACGCGGATGGTTGGGCTATCATTTGGTCGTGTTCCTCACGGAACCGGCGGATGTCGAGATCATCCTGAACAGCTACGTGCATCTGGAGAAGTCGAGCGAGTACCGGTTCTTCAAGCCTTGGCTGGGAGACGGACTGCTGATCAGCTCGGGTGATAAGTGGAAGTCGCACAGGAAGCTGATCGCGCCCGCCTTCCACCAGAACGTGCTGAAGACGTTCATCGACGTGTTCAACGACAACAGTATGGCGGTGGTGAAGCGTATGTCGAAGGAGGTTGGCCACGTGTTCGACTGCCATGACTACATGAGCGAGGTAACGGTAGACATTCTGCTGGAGACGGCCATGGGTTCGACGCGCACCGGCGAGAACAAGGAAGGATTCGAGTATGCAATGGCTGTCATGAA AATGTGTGACATCTTGCACAAACGTCAGCTGAAGATCCACCTGCGACTGGACCCACTGTTCAACCTGACCGGCGTCAAGAAGGAACAGGAGCGTCTGCTGCAGATCATCCACGGACTCACGCGCAAGGTGGTGCGCGAGAAGAAGCAACTGTTCCAGCGTCAGATCGCCGAAGGTAaggcaccatcaccatcgctGACGGAAATCATCGGCAAGGAGGAAAAACCGGGCGAGAGCAATCTCGGCAGTACGCCCGCCTTCATCTCGCAGGGTTCGATGTTGCGCGACGATCTGGACGACAACGATGAGAACGATATCGGCGAGAAGCGTCGACTCGCCTTCCTCGACCTGATGATCGAAACCGCCAACAATGGGGCGAACATTAGCGATGAAGAAATCAAGGAGGAGGTCGACACGATCATGTTCGAGGGTCACGATACAACGGCGGCCGGGTCGAGCTTTGTGCTCTGCCTGCTTGGCATCCACCAGCACATCCAGGATCGGGTGTACGCCGAGCTGCGCCAGATCTTTGGCGATTCCAAGCGCAAAGCCACGTTCGGCGATACGCTCGAGATGAAGTATCTCGAGCGCGTTATCTTCGAAACGTTGCGCATGTTCCCACCGGTGCCGATGATCGCGCGCAAGATCAACGAGGACGTGCAGCTAGCGTCAAAGAACTACACCATCCCGGCCGGCACGACCGTGGTCATCGGTACGTACAAGATCCACCGACGGGAAGATCTTTACCCGCACCCGGAAACCTTCAACCCGGACAACTTCCTGCCGGAACGTACCCAAAACCGGCACTACTACAGCTACATCCCGTTCAGTGCTGGACCGAGAAGTTGCGTCG GTCGAAAGTATGCGATGCTCAAGCTGAAGGTACTGCTGTCGACGATACTGCGACACTACCGTGTCGTTTCCAACCTAACCGAGAAGGACTTTAAGCTGCAGGCGGACATTATCCTCAAGCGCACGGACGGCTTCCAGATTCAGCTCGAACCGAGAGcatga